A region of Mycolicibacterium brumae DNA encodes the following proteins:
- the polA gene encoding DNA polymerase I — MLLDGNSLAFRAFFALPAENFKTRSGLTTNAVYGFTAMLINLLRDEKPSHVAAAFDVSRQTFRKERYPEYKEGRSATPDEFRGQIDITKEVLGALGITVLAEPGYEADDIIATLATQAQNEGYRVLVVTGDRDSLQLVTDDVTVLYPVKGVSELTRYTPEAVAAKYGLTPAQYPDFAALRGDPSDNLPGIPGVGEKTATKWITEYGSLQGLVDRVDTVKGKVGDSLRANLSSVVLNRELTELVRDVPLAQTPDTLAMVPWDRDQIHRLFDDLEFRVLRDRLFDTLSAPEPEAEEGFEVRGGALEPGTVADWLAAHAHPGARAGVAVTGAHRSFDSDATALAIVAADGEGGYLDTATLTADDEAALAAWLASPAHPKALHEAKLARHDLAGRGWTLNGVTSDTALAAYLVRPGQRTFALDDLAVRYLGRELRADTPQQQQLSLLDDADGVDEQAVQTLLLRARAVVDLADALDAELAKIDEANLLAEMELPVQTVLGEMESVGIAVDLDRLGGLQSQFADQIRDAAEAAYEVIGKQINLGSPKQLQVVLFDELGMPKTKKTKTGYTTDADALATLFDKTGHPFLQHLLTHRDVTRLKVTVDGLLNAVAADDRIHTTFNQTVAATGRLSSTDPNLQNIPIRTDAGREIRDAFVVGAGYAELMTADYSQIEMRIMAHLSGDEGLIEAFNTGEDLHSFVGSRAFGVPIEEVTAELRRRVKAMSYGLAYGLSAYGLASQLKISTEEAKEQMDAYFARFGGVRDYLQAVVEQARKDGYTSTVLGRRRYLPELTSSNRQVREAAERAALNAPIQGSAADIIKVAMIDVDRSLRAAGLRSRMLLQVHDELVLEVADGERDQVEALVRDKMGGAYPLSVPLEVSVGYGRSWDAAAH; from the coding sequence ATGCTGCTGGACGGCAACTCGCTGGCGTTTCGGGCGTTTTTCGCGCTGCCGGCGGAGAACTTCAAGACCCGCAGCGGCCTGACCACCAACGCGGTCTACGGCTTCACCGCCATGCTGATCAACCTGCTGCGCGACGAGAAGCCCAGCCACGTGGCCGCCGCGTTCGACGTGTCCCGGCAGACCTTCCGCAAGGAGCGGTACCCGGAATACAAAGAAGGCCGCTCGGCCACCCCGGACGAGTTCCGCGGTCAGATCGACATCACCAAGGAGGTGCTCGGCGCGCTCGGCATCACGGTGCTGGCCGAGCCGGGGTACGAGGCCGACGACATCATCGCGACGCTGGCCACCCAGGCGCAGAACGAGGGCTACCGGGTGCTGGTGGTCACCGGCGACCGGGACTCGTTGCAGCTGGTCACCGACGATGTCACCGTGCTGTACCCGGTCAAGGGCGTCAGCGAGCTGACCCGCTACACCCCCGAGGCGGTGGCCGCCAAGTACGGGCTGACCCCGGCGCAGTACCCGGACTTCGCCGCGCTGCGTGGCGACCCCAGCGACAACCTGCCCGGCATCCCGGGGGTGGGGGAGAAGACCGCCACCAAGTGGATCACCGAGTACGGGTCGCTGCAGGGCCTGGTCGACCGGGTCGACACCGTCAAGGGCAAGGTCGGGGACTCGCTGCGCGCCAACTTGAGTTCCGTTGTGCTCAACCGGGAACTCACCGAGCTGGTCCGCGATGTGCCGCTGGCGCAGACCCCGGACACCCTGGCGATGGTCCCGTGGGACCGCGACCAGATCCACCGGCTGTTCGACGACCTGGAGTTCCGGGTGCTGCGCGACCGGCTGTTCGACACCCTGTCGGCCCCGGAGCCGGAGGCCGAGGAGGGCTTCGAGGTGCGCGGCGGCGCGCTGGAGCCGGGGACCGTCGCCGACTGGCTGGCCGCGCACGCGCATCCCGGCGCCCGGGCGGGGGTCGCGGTGACCGGCGCGCACCGCAGCTTCGACAGTGACGCGACCGCGCTGGCCATCGTCGCGGCCGACGGCGAGGGCGGCTACCTGGACACCGCGACGCTGACCGCCGACGACGAGGCCGCGCTGGCGGCCTGGCTGGCCTCGCCCGCGCACCCCAAGGCGCTGCACGAGGCGAAGCTGGCCCGCCACGACCTGGCCGGGCGCGGCTGGACCCTGAACGGGGTCACCTCCGACACCGCGCTGGCCGCCTACCTGGTGCGGCCCGGCCAGCGCACCTTCGCCCTCGACGACCTGGCGGTGCGCTACCTGGGCCGCGAGCTGCGGGCGGACACCCCGCAGCAGCAACAACTGTCGCTGCTCGACGACGCCGACGGGGTCGACGAGCAGGCCGTGCAGACCCTGCTGCTGCGCGCCCGCGCGGTCGTCGACCTGGCCGACGCGCTGGACGCCGAGCTCGCCAAGATCGACGAGGCGAACCTGCTGGCGGAGATGGAACTGCCGGTGCAGACCGTGCTGGGCGAGATGGAGTCGGTCGGGATCGCCGTCGACCTGGACCGCCTCGGCGGGCTGCAGTCGCAGTTCGCCGACCAGATCCGTGACGCCGCCGAGGCCGCCTACGAGGTGATCGGCAAGCAGATCAACCTCGGCTCGCCCAAGCAACTGCAGGTGGTGCTGTTCGACGAGCTCGGCATGCCGAAGACCAAGAAGACCAAGACCGGCTACACCACCGACGCCGACGCGCTGGCCACCCTGTTCGACAAGACCGGGCACCCGTTCCTGCAGCATCTGCTGACCCACCGCGACGTCACCCGGCTCAAGGTCACCGTCGACGGGCTGCTCAACGCGGTCGCCGCCGACGACCGGATCCACACCACCTTCAACCAGACGGTCGCGGCCACCGGCCGGCTGTCCTCCACCGACCCGAACCTGCAGAACATCCCGATCCGCACCGACGCGGGCCGCGAGATCCGCGACGCGTTCGTGGTCGGCGCCGGCTACGCCGAGTTGATGACGGCCGACTACAGCCAGATCGAGATGCGGATCATGGCGCACCTGTCCGGCGACGAGGGCCTGATCGAGGCGTTCAACACCGGCGAGGACCTGCACTCGTTCGTCGGGTCCCGGGCGTTCGGGGTGCCGATCGAGGAGGTGACCGCCGAACTGCGCCGCCGGGTGAAGGCGATGTCCTACGGACTGGCCTACGGGTTGAGCGCCTACGGTCTGGCCTCCCAGCTCAAGATCTCCACCGAGGAGGCCAAGGAGCAGATGGACGCCTACTTCGCCCGGTTCGGCGGCGTGCGCGACTACCTGCAGGCCGTCGTCGAGCAGGCCCGCAAGGACGGTTACACCTCCACGGTGCTGGGCCGCCGTCGGTACCTGCCCGAACTCACCAGCAGCAACCGTCAGGTCCGGGAGGCCGCCGAGCGGGCGGCGCTGAACGCCCCGATCCAGGGCAGCGCCGCCGACATCATCAAGGTCGCGATGATCGACGTGGATCGAAGCCTGCGCGCGGCGGGGCTGCGGTCGCGGATGCTGCTGCAGGTGCACGACGAGCTGGTGCTGGAGGTCGCCGACGGCGAGCGGGATCAGGTGGAGGCGCTGGTCCGGGACAAGATGGGCGGGGCGTACCCGCTGTCGGTGCCGCTGGAGGTGTCGGTCGGCTACGGCCGCAGCTGGGACGCGGCGGCGCATTAG
- a CDS encoding branched-chain amino acid ABC transporter permease encodes MDSGTRRRLHAALLLFAALFLTLLVAGPASADDGDTATVSGRLVNAGTPVAGATVRASDPDGAEVGSTTSDDSGRWRFEVPVGPHVFEVDPDTLPDGVSVQSSVTRTVTAGRTNTVVFTFGEVRTTTSVPLYERVIRLAIDGLRFGLVIAVAGVGLSMIFGVTGLTNFAHGELVTLGAVFTWILNATFGLPLAAAALLAIVAGVGVGWLNNAGLWRPLRKRRVGLIPALVVSIGLAIALRYLILMLFGDRTEALPGYSPSAQRTWGPLAITDINLIVIAISLVVLIALAVMLQKTRIGKAMRAVADNKDLASSSGINVERVITYVWCLGGGLAALGGILLAVSELGGRVQWEMGFKLLLLMFAGITLGGLGTAYGALIGCVIVGLLVQLSTLFINPDLKYVGGLLILIFILIVRPQGILGSRERVG; translated from the coding sequence GTGGATTCAGGAACACGCCGCAGGCTCCATGCGGCGCTCCTGCTGTTCGCGGCGCTGTTCCTGACGCTGCTCGTCGCCGGGCCCGCGTCGGCCGACGACGGCGACACCGCGACGGTTTCCGGGCGGCTGGTCAACGCCGGCACACCGGTCGCCGGCGCCACCGTGCGGGCCAGTGACCCCGACGGCGCCGAGGTCGGCTCCACCACCTCCGATGACTCCGGACGCTGGCGGTTCGAGGTGCCGGTCGGCCCCCACGTCTTCGAGGTGGACCCGGACACCCTGCCCGACGGGGTCAGCGTGCAGTCCTCGGTGACCCGCACGGTCACCGCCGGGCGCACCAACACCGTCGTCTTCACCTTCGGCGAGGTCCGCACCACCACCAGCGTCCCGCTCTATGAGCGGGTGATCCGGCTGGCCATCGACGGCCTGCGGTTCGGCCTGGTCATCGCGGTCGCCGGGGTGGGACTGAGCATGATCTTCGGCGTCACCGGGCTGACCAACTTCGCCCACGGCGAGCTGGTCACGCTCGGCGCGGTGTTCACCTGGATCCTGAACGCGACATTCGGGCTGCCGCTGGCGGCCGCCGCGCTGCTGGCCATCGTGGCGGGGGTCGGGGTCGGGTGGCTGAACAACGCGGGGCTGTGGCGTCCACTGCGAAAACGCCGGGTCGGGCTGATCCCGGCGCTGGTGGTGTCGATCGGGTTGGCCATCGCGCTGCGCTACCTGATCCTGATGCTGTTCGGCGACCGCACCGAAGCGCTGCCCGGGTACTCGCCGAGCGCGCAGCGCACGTGGGGCCCGCTCGCCATCACCGACATCAACTTGATCGTCATCGCGATCAGCCTGGTGGTGCTGATCGCGCTGGCGGTGATGCTGCAGAAGACCCGGATCGGCAAGGCGATGCGCGCCGTCGCCGACAACAAGGACCTCGCCTCCAGTTCCGGCATCAACGTCGAACGGGTCATCACCTACGTCTGGTGTCTGGGCGGCGGGCTGGCCGCGCTCGGCGGCATCCTGCTCGCGGTCTCCGAACTCGGCGGCCGGGTGCAGTGGGAAATGGGCTTCAAACTGCTGCTGCTGATGTTCGCCGGGATCACCCTCGGCGGGCTGGGCACCGCCTACGGCGCGCTGATCGGCTGCGTCATCGTCGGCCTGCTGGTGCAGCTGTCCACCCTGTTCATCAATCCCGACCTCAAGTACGTCGGCGGCCTGCTGATCCTGATCTTCATCCTGATCGTCCGGCCGCAGGGCATCCTCGGCTCCCGGGAAAGGGTCGGGTGA
- a CDS encoding branched-chain amino acid ABC transporter permease: MDIVSALQIAFAQLIGPSAIFYALLAIGLNLHFGYTGLLNFGQIGFALLGGYGVGIMTVTYRQPLWVGILVGLAAAGLLAVVLGIPTLRLRADYLAIATIAAAEVLRLIFRSTAADSVTGSTNGLYGFAGPFTTYSPFDSSKQYSFLGMKFVGDDVWAMLVGWTLVAVLCVFVFLLTRSPWGRVLKAVREDEDAARSLGKNVFVYKLQALVLGGVIGGMGGIFNALQTKSIHPDFYSTSQTFYAFGALLLGGAATVLGPVVGAMLFWFLLAIPDALMRQAIAGPDPLLPLTDAQVGATRYVLLGILIMALMVFRPQGIMGRRREVSLDG; the protein is encoded by the coding sequence GTGGACATCGTGAGCGCGCTGCAAATCGCCTTCGCCCAGCTGATCGGCCCGTCGGCCATCTTCTACGCGTTGCTGGCCATCGGGCTGAACCTGCACTTCGGCTACACCGGGCTGCTGAACTTCGGCCAGATCGGGTTCGCCCTGCTCGGCGGCTACGGCGTCGGCATCATGACCGTCACCTACCGGCAGCCGCTGTGGGTCGGCATCCTGGTCGGGCTGGCCGCTGCCGGACTGCTTGCGGTGGTGCTTGGCATCCCCACCCTGCGATTACGCGCGGACTACCTGGCCATCGCCACCATCGCCGCCGCCGAGGTGCTGCGACTGATCTTCCGGTCCACCGCCGCCGACTCGGTCACCGGCTCCACCAACGGCCTGTACGGCTTCGCCGGGCCGTTCACCACCTACAGCCCGTTCGACTCCAGCAAGCAGTACTCCTTCCTCGGCATGAAGTTCGTCGGCGACGACGTGTGGGCGATGCTGGTCGGCTGGACCCTGGTCGCGGTGCTGTGCGTGTTCGTCTTCCTGCTGACCCGCAGCCCGTGGGGCCGGGTGCTCAAAGCGGTCCGGGAGGACGAGGACGCCGCGCGCTCGCTCGGCAAGAACGTGTTCGTCTACAAGCTGCAGGCGCTGGTGCTGGGCGGGGTGATCGGCGGCATGGGCGGTATCTTCAACGCGCTGCAGACCAAGTCCATCCACCCGGACTTCTACTCCACCTCGCAGACCTTCTACGCGTTCGGCGCACTGCTGCTCGGTGGCGCCGCCACCGTGCTCGGCCCGGTGGTCGGAGCGATGCTGTTCTGGTTCCTGCTGGCCATCCCCGACGCGTTGATGCGGCAGGCGATCGCCGGCCCGGACCCGCTGCTGCCGCTGACCGACGCGCAGGTCGGCGCGACGCGTTACGTGCTGCTCGGCATCCTGATCATGGCGCTGATGGTGTTCCGACCACAGGGCATCATGGGCCGAAGAAGGGAGGTGTCCCTCGATGGCTGA
- a CDS encoding ABC transporter ATP-binding protein: MAERPLAEPGSPDEPGLVAPALVPRALAEPGSPDEPGLVAPALVPRALAEPGSPKPDPIIVVDNISRSFGGLKAVDVAHLEIQRGSITGLIGPNGAGKTTFFNLLTGFDRCDTGSWTYNGQDMSRLRPHQVARKGVVRTFQLTKALAKMTVLDNLKLGAPHQVGEHIGAALLTFRWRTQEAEITERAREMLARFKLDAKADDMAGSLSGGQRKLLEMARALMTDPTVVMLDEPMAGVNPALTESLLGHVKSLRDQGMTVVFVEHDMDVIRDVSDWVVVMAQGSVIAESPPERLGDNEAVVDAYLGSHHDLALEFDEHGNPVGATAELAEEIEAAVVETIESGGDLSDGEAR, from the coding sequence ATGGCTGAGCGCCCACTCGCCGAACCGGGCAGTCCCGATGAGCCCGGCCTCGTCGCTCCTGCGCTCGTTCCTCGCGCACTCGCCGAACCGGGCAGTCCCGATGAGCCCGGCCTCGTCGCTCCTGCGCTCGTTCCTCGCGCACTCGCCGAACCGGGCAGTCCCAAACCGGACCCGATCATCGTGGTGGACAACATCTCCCGCTCGTTCGGCGGCCTGAAGGCCGTCGACGTCGCGCATCTGGAGATCCAGCGCGGCTCCATCACCGGTCTGATCGGGCCGAACGGCGCCGGCAAAACCACCTTCTTCAACCTGCTGACCGGATTCGACCGGTGCGACACCGGCTCCTGGACCTACAACGGCCAGGACATGAGCAGGCTGCGCCCGCACCAGGTGGCCCGAAAGGGTGTGGTGCGCACCTTCCAGCTGACCAAGGCGCTGGCGAAGATGACGGTGCTGGACAACCTCAAACTCGGCGCGCCGCACCAGGTCGGCGAGCACATCGGCGCCGCGCTGCTGACGTTCCGCTGGCGCACGCAGGAGGCGGAGATCACCGAGCGGGCCCGAGAGATGCTGGCCCGGTTCAAACTTGACGCCAAGGCCGACGACATGGCCGGGTCGCTGTCCGGCGGGCAGCGCAAACTGCTGGAGATGGCGCGGGCGCTGATGACCGACCCCACCGTGGTGATGCTCGACGAGCCGATGGCGGGGGTGAACCCGGCGCTCACCGAAAGCCTGCTGGGGCACGTGAAATCCCTTCGCGACCAAGGCATGACGGTGGTGTTCGTCGAACACGACATGGACGTCATCCGCGACGTCAGCGACTGGGTGGTGGTGATGGCCCAGGGCTCGGTGATCGCCGAATCACCGCCGGAGCGACTGGGTGACAACGAGGCCGTCGTCGACGCCTACCTGGGCAGCCACCACGATCTGGCGCTGGAGTTCGACGAGCACGGCAATCCCGTCGGCGCCACCGCCGAACTGGCCGAGGAGATCGAGGCCGCGGTGGTGGAGACCATCGAGTCCGGCGGCGACCTGTCCGACGGAGAAGCGCGATGA
- a CDS encoding ABC transporter ATP-binding protein, producing MTAQPEPADALLRADQLIAGYIPEVDILRGCDFFLRDGEIVGIIGPNGAGKSTLLKTLFGLIPVRSGSVRLRGEDITSAPAHVLVTKGVGYVPQTNNVFPSLTIEENLEMGAYLRPTAFRDRFDFVAGLFPLLAERRKVKAGALSGGERQMVAMGRALMMEPSVLLLDEPSAGLSPMFQDEVFIRCKQINATGVSVIMVEQNARRCLQICDRGYVLDQGANAYTDTGANLMKDPKVIELYLGTLAGSREKK from the coding sequence ATGACCGCACAGCCCGAACCCGCCGACGCCCTGCTGCGCGCCGACCAGCTGATCGCCGGCTACATCCCCGAGGTCGACATCCTGCGCGGCTGCGACTTCTTCCTGCGCGACGGCGAGATCGTCGGGATCATCGGCCCCAACGGGGCGGGCAAGTCCACCCTGCTCAAGACGCTGTTCGGGCTGATCCCGGTGCGCAGCGGCTCGGTCCGGCTGCGCGGCGAGGACATCACCTCCGCCCCCGCGCACGTGCTGGTCACCAAGGGCGTGGGGTACGTGCCGCAGACCAACAATGTGTTCCCGTCGCTGACCATCGAGGAGAACCTGGAAATGGGCGCCTACCTGCGCCCGACGGCGTTCCGGGACCGCTTCGACTTCGTCGCCGGACTGTTCCCGCTGCTGGCCGAACGCCGAAAGGTCAAGGCCGGCGCGCTATCCGGCGGTGAGCGGCAGATGGTGGCCATGGGCCGGGCGCTGATGATGGAGCCGTCGGTGCTGCTGCTCGACGAACCGTCGGCGGGGTTGTCGCCGATGTTCCAGGACGAGGTGTTCATCCGCTGCAAGCAGATCAACGCCACCGGTGTCTCGGTGATCATGGTCGAGCAGAACGCGCGGCGCTGCCTGCAGATCTGCGACCGCGGCTACGTGCTGGACCAGGGCGCCAACGCCTACACCGACACCGGGGCCAACCTGATGAAGGACCCGAAGGTGATCGAGCTGTACCTGGGAACGCTGGCGGGCAGCCGGGAGAAGAAGTAG
- a CDS encoding ABC transporter substrate-binding protein, whose protein sequence is MTYRTLTRAFAVSGIAALAFTACSSGGEKDTSAADTDTSTEAAEVVVTDCEPDQATAGATPDTSPLKIGTLLPETGTLSFLGPPEIAGVQIAINEINDAGGVLAQPVELATGDSGDTTTDTANTTVDRHLAGGADTIVGAASSAVSLKVIDKIASAGVVMFSPANTSDQFVCYPDKGMYFRTAPTDVLQAQALAQLITEDGAQRVAILALNDPYGTGLAANAVEDLQAAGIAEDQITKIIYDPNAQSFNAEVDQIKEFNPDAVAVIGFEETAKIVTRMHEVGIGPSDGMLVYGTDGNMGNALGKGVAKGLLAGMKGTTPLTDVGPEFEGRLLAQDPKLVDFNYAGEAFDAVVITALAAEQAKSTAGVDIAANINSVTRDGVECTSFAQCRDLIGEGKDIDYNGVTGALTFGPAGEPSVGSYGSLEFDADNNLNTVDYIVVES, encoded by the coding sequence ATGACGTATCGGACCCTTACCCGCGCGTTTGCCGTCAGCGGCATCGCCGCGCTCGCGTTCACGGCGTGTTCCTCCGGAGGTGAGAAGGACACCAGCGCCGCCGACACCGACACCAGCACCGAGGCCGCCGAGGTCGTCGTCACCGACTGCGAGCCCGATCAGGCCACCGCGGGCGCCACCCCGGACACCAGCCCGCTCAAGATCGGCACCCTGCTCCCCGAGACCGGGACGCTGTCCTTCCTCGGACCCCCGGAGATCGCCGGCGTGCAGATCGCCATCAACGAGATCAACGACGCCGGCGGCGTGCTGGCCCAACCGGTCGAACTGGCCACCGGCGACTCCGGTGACACCACCACCGACACCGCCAACACCACCGTCGACCGGCACCTGGCCGGCGGCGCGGACACCATCGTCGGCGCCGCCTCCTCCGCGGTGTCGCTGAAGGTCATCGACAAGATCGCCAGCGCGGGTGTGGTGATGTTCTCCCCGGCGAACACCTCCGACCAGTTCGTCTGCTACCCGGACAAGGGCATGTACTTCCGCACCGCCCCGACCGACGTGCTGCAGGCCCAGGCGCTGGCCCAGCTGATCACCGAGGACGGCGCCCAGCGGGTGGCGATCCTCGCCCTCAACGACCCGTACGGAACCGGCCTGGCCGCCAACGCCGTCGAGGACCTGCAGGCCGCGGGCATCGCCGAGGACCAGATCACCAAGATCATCTACGACCCGAACGCGCAGTCGTTCAACGCCGAGGTCGACCAGATCAAGGAGTTCAACCCCGACGCCGTCGCGGTGATCGGCTTCGAAGAGACCGCCAAGATCGTCACCCGCATGCACGAGGTGGGCATCGGCCCGTCGGACGGCATGCTGGTCTACGGCACCGACGGCAACATGGGCAACGCGCTCGGCAAGGGCGTGGCCAAGGGCCTGCTGGCGGGTATGAAGGGCACCACCCCGCTGACCGACGTCGGCCCGGAGTTCGAAGGCCGACTGCTGGCCCAGGACCCGAAGCTGGTGGACTTCAACTACGCCGGTGAGGCCTTCGACGCCGTCGTCATCACCGCGCTGGCCGCCGAGCAGGCCAAGTCCACCGCCGGTGTCGACATCGCCGCCAACATCAACTCGGTCACGCGCGACGGGGTGGAGTGCACCAGCTTCGCGCAGTGCCGGGACCTGATCGGCGAGGGCAAGGACATCGACTACAACGGTGTCACCGGCGCGTTGACCTTCGGGCCGGCCGGGGAGCCGTCCGTCGGCTCCTACGGCAGCCTCGAGTTCGACGCGGACAACAACCTGAACACCGTGGACTACATCGTCGTCGAAAGCTAG
- a CDS encoding sensor histidine kinase, giving the protein MASPRFGFGALPRWRAPAILLFTAVRSSSVLGHHLIHRFQAERFQVFLAGHFAMWFGAGVLLPLWEYFVLAPSRWFLVLAGVSAAHSVLLVLAMDLVRRERYEQSISLVCVGNWVGVLVVVYVSPALLPVMAVMALLPVAFAEAYVRWQRGLLFVGITGLCLLTAAVLARFVRREDAAQIGNLWVETAFVIAGLTVVGLNLMVVVWNNAAALRTSETYLAEHAVDLAASRARLAAAADDERRRIERDLHDGAQQHLVALSMLIQLARDAEPERADALLDDAAELVGTAVVEIRRLAQGIYPPQLVSGGLAGALPILAARSAIPVRLDLGDLGRHPAPMEAALYFCCSEALQNAAKHGRPDTVATVTASVDGDRLRLTIADDGPGFDPETQGRGLANMRDRISALGGDLLIDTAPGAGARVVATVKLGDPD; this is encoded by the coding sequence GTGGCGAGCCCGCGGTTCGGGTTCGGCGCCCTGCCCCGGTGGCGCGCGCCGGCGATCCTGCTGTTCACCGCGGTGCGGTCGTCGTCGGTGCTCGGGCATCACCTCATTCACCGGTTCCAGGCCGAGCGGTTTCAGGTGTTCCTGGCCGGCCACTTCGCCATGTGGTTCGGCGCGGGTGTGCTGCTGCCGCTGTGGGAGTACTTCGTGCTGGCCCCGTCGCGCTGGTTCCTGGTGCTGGCCGGGGTTTCGGCGGCGCACTCCGTTTTGCTGGTGCTGGCGATGGACCTGGTGCGCCGCGAACGCTACGAGCAATCCATCTCGCTGGTCTGCGTCGGCAACTGGGTCGGCGTGCTGGTAGTGGTGTACGTGTCACCGGCGCTGCTGCCGGTGATGGCGGTCATGGCGCTGCTGCCGGTCGCCTTCGCCGAAGCCTACGTCCGATGGCAACGCGGATTGCTGTTCGTCGGAATCACCGGGCTCTGTCTGCTGACGGCCGCCGTGCTGGCGCGTTTCGTGCGCCGCGAAGACGCCGCCCAGATCGGGAACCTGTGGGTGGAGACGGCGTTTGTGATCGCCGGACTGACCGTCGTTGGACTCAACCTGATGGTGGTCGTGTGGAATAACGCTGCGGCGCTGCGCACCTCGGAGACCTACCTCGCCGAACACGCCGTCGACCTGGCGGCTTCCCGGGCCCGGCTGGCCGCCGCGGCCGACGACGAACGCCGCCGCATCGAACGAGATCTGCACGACGGCGCCCAGCAGCACCTGGTCGCGCTGTCGATGCTGATTCAGCTGGCCCGCGACGCCGAGCCGGAGCGCGCCGACGCGTTGCTCGACGACGCCGCCGAACTGGTCGGCACCGCGGTGGTGGAGATCCGTCGGCTGGCCCAGGGCATCTACCCGCCGCAGCTGGTCAGCGGCGGGTTGGCCGGGGCGCTGCCGATCCTGGCCGCGCGGTCGGCGATCCCGGTCCGCCTGGACCTCGGCGACCTGGGGCGCCACCCGGCCCCGATGGAGGCGGCGCTGTACTTCTGCTGCAGTGAGGCGCTGCAGAACGCGGCCAAACACGGCCGCCCCGACACCGTCGCCACCGTGACGGCGAGCGTCGACGGCGACCGGCTGCGCTTGACGATCGCCGACGACGGGCCGGGGTTCGACCCCGAGACGCAGGGCCGCGGGCTGGCCAATATGCGGGACCGGATCTCGGCGCTCGGCGGGGACCTGCTCATCGACACCGCGCCGGGTGCGGGCGCCCGGGTTGTCGCCACGGTCAAACTGGGCGATCCGGATTAG
- a CDS encoding ANTAR domain-containing response regulator: MTGTSTASGPTAHRVLIAEDEALIRLDLAEMLREEGYDVVGEAGDGQEAVELAEQLRPDLVIMDVKMPRRDGLDAAAEIAGKRIAPIVMLTAFSQRDLVERAREAGAMAYLVKPFSINDLIPAIEVAVSRFREITALESEVESLTDRLETRKLVERAKGLLQSKQKMTEPEAFKWIQRAAMDRRTTMKRVAEVIVESLDDGGKTTSAETPE; this comes from the coding sequence ATGACCGGCACCAGCACTGCCTCCGGCCCGACGGCCCACCGCGTCCTGATCGCCGAGGACGAGGCCCTGATCCGCCTGGACCTGGCCGAGATGCTGCGCGAAGAGGGTTACGACGTGGTCGGCGAGGCCGGCGACGGACAGGAAGCCGTCGAACTCGCCGAGCAGCTGCGCCCCGACCTGGTGATCATGGACGTGAAGATGCCCCGGCGCGACGGCCTGGACGCCGCCGCCGAGATCGCCGGGAAACGCATCGCCCCGATCGTCATGCTCACCGCGTTCAGCCAGCGTGACCTGGTGGAGCGCGCCCGGGAGGCCGGCGCGATGGCGTACCTGGTCAAGCCGTTCTCGATCAACGATCTGATCCCGGCCATCGAGGTCGCGGTCAGCCGGTTCCGGGAGATCACCGCGCTGGAGAGCGAGGTCGAGTCCCTCACCGACCGGCTGGAGACCCGCAAGCTCGTCGAGCGGGCCAAGGGGCTGCTGCAGTCCAAGCAGAAGATGACCGAACCCGAGGCCTTCAAGTGGATTCAGCGGGCCGCGATGGACCGACGCACCACCATGAAGCGGGTCGCCGAGGTCATCGTGGAGTCGCTCGACGACGGCGGGAAAACCACCTCCGCCGAAACGCCCGAGTAG